The genomic segment TTACTGTGACGCAGGCTCCGGCTATAATCAATGCTGGTCCAGCGGTGACAAAGGTGGCGATTATGTCGCCACCCGCGCGAAGCCCTACCCCTGCCATGAACAGCAACAAGCCAAACTCCATCAGGATCCAGAGTGCGCCATCTGGAATGCGCCCAAATACCGGATAGACACCACGGCAGTAACCGATGACGAGGCCTGATGCGAGTAACCCCCCGGCAGAGCCGAGTCCAATAGAAACCTGTCCAAATGTAATAGCGAACAATCCCAGCAGTACACCCGCTACTATGCCAAAAGAAAAAGTTACCATATCGGTTTCCGCGATTGGACGCTCGACATGTCCGATTTCGTCTCCTAATACGTCGATATTTTCGTTCGTGCCGACCACTGTCAGGATGTCACCCCTTGATATCTGTACTTCTGCTCTCAACGGCACGCTAATATTCATGCGCGATAACCGGGTGATGATAACCCCGAATTTATGTGCAAAATTCAACTGATTAACTGTCTTGCCTACAACATCTTTGTTGGTGACGACTACTTGCGCCGTCTGCGTTGCTTCGTCTCTATTAATGTCGGGTGTGATCTCTTCAGCGATCTTGGAGATGGACGTGGTAAAAAACTCTACATGGCCCACCACAAGAAGCTCGTCCCCAAGTTGAACTTGATCAGTATCACCGTGTTTTAGAATACTGCCGTTGCGACGTATACGGACAAGAGAGCGCTCATCCCAGTACTTTTCGCGCAGTTCGGCGATTGTCTGGGCAGTAATATCAGGGTTGGTAATACGATAGACGCGCGCGTCGACATTCGCATCTTCCGTTGAGAGGGCTTCTTTTTCAGCATTCTCGAGTGCAGCTGCTTCCGCTACAAGATCAATCCCGAGTACCTGTGGCAACAGCTTGATGATGGCA from the Candidatus Marimicrobium litorale genome contains:
- a CDS encoding aspartate:alanine exchanger family transporter, giving the protein MLETDLFISFLGVLRNQPVLSLFLIIGIGYLIGGINLGSFSLGPVAGVLFGGLFLGHFDFRMSPGAQAVGFALFIFSVGYQAGPRFFDVLRTDGLRYFLLAVVIAVCGFTIAVIASSLLALDPGTSAGILSGGLTSSPTLAAAQEAIRSGQVQPPPGFTSDEMMDNLATGYAITYIFGLAGLIAIIKLLPQVLGIDLVAEAAALENAEKEALSTEDANVDARVYRITNPDITAQTIAELREKYWDERSLVRIRRNGSILKHGDTDQVQLGDELLVVGHVEFFTTSISKIAEEITPDINRDEATQTAQVVVTNKDVVGKTVNQLNFAHKFGVIITRLSRMNISVPLRAEVQISRGDILTVVGTNENIDVLGDEIGHVERPIAETDMVTFSFGIVAGVLLGLFAITFGQVSIGLGSAGGLLASGLVIGYCRGVYPVFGRIPDGALWILMEFGLLLFMAGVGLRAGGDIIATFVTAGPALIIAGACVTVIPVLIGYVFGRKVLNIHPVLLLGGITGSMTSGASLSVVTSEAKSPMPSLGYTGAYAFANVLLTIAGSLILYF